AGCTCTCTCCCCCTCACAGGACTTCTCCCCCGCTTTCGTTTTAGAATCGAGTGTTTGAACCCACAGCACAGAATCGGGAGAGCGCACCATGGTGGAGTTGACCCCCAACTCAAGCTACAGTCTGACCATTCGTTTCCAAGGTCCCAACCGCGCCGGAATGCTGGCCAGCGTCACCCAGGCCATTGCCCAGGCAGGGGGCAGCTTAGGACAAATTGACCTAATCGAACAAACCCGCCGCGTCTCCCTGCGGGAAATCACCGTGGATGCCTCCAGTTCCGAACACGCGGAGACCCTCACCCAGGTAGTCAAATCCCTGCCGGACATCAAAGTCATCCGGGTCTACGATCGCACCTTCCAGATCCACCAGGGGGGCAAAATTAGCGTCGAAGCCAAAATCGCCATGGCCAACCAAGCCGATCTAGCCATGGCCTACACCCCAGGGGTGGGCCGCATTTGTAACGCGATCGCCAAAGACCCCAGCGAAGTCTACCGCCTCACCGTCAAAGGCAACATGGTGGCGATCGTCACCGATGGCAGCGCCGTCTTGGGCCTGGGCAACCTGGGACCAGAAGCCGCCCTCCCCGTCATGGAAGGCAAAGCCATGTTATTCAAAGGATTTGCAGGAGTAGATGCCTTTCCCATCTGCCTCAACACCCAAGATGTCGATGAAATTGTCCAAGCCGTTAAGCACATTGCCCCCGTCTTTGGGGGGGTGAACCTGGAGGATATTGCTGCCCCTCGCTGTTTTGAAATTGAGTCCCGCCTGCGCAAAGAGCTGAATATTCCCGTTTTCCACGATGACCAACATGGCACCGCCATCGTCACCCTGGCGGCTCTGCGCAATGCTCTCCGAGTCGTGAACAAGTCCCTGGAGTCGATCCGCATCGTCATCAACGGAGCCGGAGCAGCGGGGCTGGCCATTGCCCAACTGTTGCAACGGGCAGGGGCGACCCAGATCCTGATCTGTGACTCTCGCGGCATTGTCTCCACCAACCGCACGGACCTCAATACCCAGAAAAAAGCCTTTGCCGTAGAGGAAGCGGGGACTTTAGTCGATGCGATGCGGGGAGCCGATGTTTTCCTGGGGGTGAGTGCGCCCGGTGTGCTGAGTCGGGAGATGGTGCAAACCATGGCCCCGGACTCCATTGTTTTTGCCATGGCTAACCCCATCCCGGAAATTCAGCCGGAGTTGATTGTGGATAATGCGGCGGTCATTGCCACCGGTCGCAGTGATTATCCCAACCAAATCAACAATGTTCTGGCCTTTCCGGGGATTTTCCGGGGTGCCCTGGACTGTCGCGCCCGTGAGATGACGATGTCCATGTATTTGGAGGCGGCAGATGCCATTGCGTCGTTGGTGTCTCCGGCGGAACTGGATCGGGAACATATTATTCCCTCAGTATTTGACGATCGCGTGGCAACGGCAGTATCCTCAGCGGTACAAAAAGCAGCCCGCAAGGACGGAGTAGCCACCCGCTAAGCCATCACCCCCGGATCCCTACGCCAGAATCCGTAAGACCCAGGGGCGATCGCTATAGATTATCGTCGATCGCCCCTAATCCCCAGAGAGTTTCACGCTAGTCATAGGGATTGTCGAGTTGTACTCGACCTCCTAAAGCCGACTACAAGTCGGCTCTCCCAGGGATCTCCCAGGGGGGTGGTGCTGGGATTGTCGAGTTGTACTCGACCTCCTAAAGCCGACTACAAGTCGGCTCTCCCAGGGATCTCCCAGGGGGGTGGTGCTGGGATTGTCGAGTTGTACTCGATCGAGGGGGAACATGACGTGAAATTCTTCGCTAAAGTTGGGGAATTCAGGTTAAATACTGACAGGGCCACATTGATGTCATGGATGAAAGGAGCAACAGGGAATGTCTGACCAACAACGTACCTTAGACCGCCTTGCCCACTTGGAAGAGCTGATGGCAGGCTATGGGGAGCAAATTGCGGGGCTGGAAACCGCTAAGCTCCTAGAACCCCTCAAGAAAGTTTTGATTGATCAGAATATTCGGGCGGTTCGCAAGGAAGCCCATCCCTACGAAACCGAGTATTGGAAACTGATGCAGCAGGTGGCCCCGCAGTCGCCGGTGCCGGAGGCGGAAGCCCAAGTGGTGGTGGCGGACATCGTGGCCGAAGTGGAAGGCGCAGTGGTCCAGGCCGATCGCTATGCCCCGGAAGTGATGGCCCTGTTGCAGCAAATCCTGCAAACCCTGGCGGCGGGAGACCAGGAGTCGGTGGGGAAGTTGGTGGCTTCCTTGTCCCTGATGCCCCCCTTTGTCCAGGTGGCCTATGAAAAAGAAATTAGCCTGGATGTCCATTTTCCCACCTTCAAGCGGGGCGCAGAGCTAGTCAAGCGGTATTTGCCAAAAAAGTAGCCTCCCCCGATCGCCCTGCCTTGGAGTCACCCACGGGAACCATGGCTGTGGACTCGCCCTTTTATGTGGAGCGATCGGGGGATGACCAAGCCTTGGCGGTGATCCGTCGTCTAGGGGTGACCCTCTACATTGATGGGGAGCGGCAGGTGGGCAAAAGCTCGTTGCTGATGCGGGTGCTGGCAGCGGCGGAAACCTCAGGCAAACGGACAGTGACGGTGGATTGCCAGGGTCTGTCCCAGAACATCCTAGGGGACGAAGACCGCTTTTACCGGTGGTTTTGTGTGCAATTAGCCCAAGAATTGGATTTGGAGGATGACCTGGATCGCCACTGGGAGCGGTACCGGAAAGGGGGCAATAGTTCCTGCTGTACCCAATATCTGAAACACCAGATCCTAGCCCAGGTGAGCGAACCGGTGGTTATTGCCTTGGATGAGGTGGAAATGCTGATCGATGCCCCATTTAAATCCCAATTCTTCGGGATGCTCCGCAACTGGCACAACCGCCGCGCCCATGATCAGCCCATGAAGCGGGTCGATTTGGTGTTGATCAGTTCCACGGAACCCCACCAATTGATCGAGAATTTGAACCAGTCCCCCTTTAATGTGGGGGAAAAAATCAAAATGGAGGACTTTACCCCAGGGCAGGTGGCGGATTTGAACCAGCGCCACGGCTCCCCCTTTGATGCTGCCCATCTGGAACAACTGGCAACCCTGCTGGGGGGTCATCCCTTTTTGGTGCGACAGGCGCTGTATTGGGTGGCCAGTGGACGACAAACGGCGGCGGAGTTGTTGGCGACGGCCACCAGGGAGCAGGGAGCCTTTGGGGAGCATTTGCGCCACCTACGGCTGCGGCTGGATAGGCGACCAGAGTTGCAGTTGGCGGAGGGAATGAAGCTGATTGTCAACGGATCGGGCCATCGGGTCCCCAAGGCGGTGGCGGTGCGACTGGAGGCGGCGGGGCTGGTGAGGGCGGAAACCAACACCGCAGAGCCACGCTGTGAGTTGTATCGGTTATATTTTCGAGAAAGCCTGGGTTAAGGGAGGGATCTAACCATGGTGCTAACGGCCATTACGAAGGTGCTGACAACCCTGGAGCAGGCGGAAACCCTGCTGAATTTATCCCGCAGTGTCGATCCTGGGTTTTTCCCAGAATGGCAGGGTCCGTTGCCCCCGTTAACGGAGGCGGAAGAGGCAAGGCTCGATCGCCTTCGTGCCCGCTATCGCTATCACCGCAGGACGGGGCACTTAGCGGAAGGGGTGGTGAATTTGATTGTGCTGTCACCGTTGCTGGAGTTGGCGGGGTTTTATGATCCCCCGTTTCAGTTGCGGGCAGAGCGATCGATCAGCCTGGAGATTCCCCCGGTGTCCCCGGAGTTGGAGGGCCAAACCTTGCAGGGGCGGCTGGATTTTTTGGTGGTGCAGGGGAGCTTCTGGCTGGCGATCGTCGAGTCGAAGGGTACGGATCTCAATTTGGAAGATGCCATTCCCCAAACCTTGGCCTATCTGTTGGCTAGCCCGCCCCAGGGCCAACCCCCAGCCCCCACTCCCCTCTATGCCATGGTGACCAATGGGGGACAGTTCCTGTTTTTGAAGGTGATGCGGGAACGGGTAACCTCAACGGTGTCTGACTATGATCTGTCGCCTTTTTTCTCCCATTTGCCCTTGGGGAACCAGTTATATGATGTGGCCCGCATTCTCAAGGGCTTGGGGCAACGAATGATCCCCTCTCCGGTTTAAGTGGGTGGCCCTCATAAAAGCCTTGGTCTGCTAAGCTCTTACCCTATAATTAGGGTGCTTGGAACATTGCCGTTAGGGAGAAGCCCCACCCATGTTTGCGGTCAGTTACCCCCACATCGAAAAACTCCCCGATCACCCCGCCCGGTTGCAGCGGCTGCCCCGCATTCGGGTGGCTCAGATTGTGATGGATTATTTGGCCTATGGCTGGTCGGTGGAGGAAATGTGTCGTCAGCATCCCTATTTACGACCGGCAGAGGCTTATGCTGCTATGGGCTACTACTTTGATTATCAAGCAGAGATTGATGGGGAAATTGAGCAGGAGTGGCAGCAATACCAAAGCGATCGCTTGAATACGCCACGATCGCCCTTTTATATCCGTCTGAAGGGTAAAGGGTTATTGTAAATGGCGATCGGTCTCTATATGGATGTCCATGTGCCCCAGGCTATTACGGATCAGTTGCGTCGGCGTGGGGTTGATGTTTTGACCGCCTGGGATGATGGAATGCAGGAACTGCCTGATGATCAACTCCTCGATCGTGTGACAGATTTGGGCCGAATCCTCTTTACCCAGGACATTCGCTTTAGAGTTTTGGCAGAACGCTGGCAGTCCCAGGGGCGTAATTTCTCTGGCTTGGTGTTTGGTCACCAGTTGGGGGGAACGATCGGCCAGTTTGTGCAGGATCTGGAGTGCATTGCCCAGGCTTCTGATCCAGAGGAGTGGCTCAATGGGGTGGACTATATCCCGTTTAAACGCCTTTGAACGGCGAGATTGCGGCCAATACAATCCTTGTATTAACAGTTTTTTGGTGAATTATGGTTAACGTTCCCGAATCATCCCCAGCGATTACCTATACCGTGGGGGGGACGGTGCAGGCGGGTAGTGGCTATTATGTGACGCGGGCGGCGGATGGGGAGTTGCTGGAGCTGTGTTTGGCGGGGGAGTTTGCCTATGTGCTGACTTCGCGGCAGATGGGCAAGAGTAGCTTGATGGTGCGGACGGCGGATCGGCTGCGGGACAAGGCCAATGGGGAGACGGTGACCCCAGTGATTGTGGATTTGCAGGAGATTGGCACTCCCAGCCAAGAGGAGTGGTATTTCGGGTTTTTAGCGGCGGTGGTGGATCAGTTTGAGGTGGCGTTGGCGACGGATTTGTATGACTGGTGGGATGAGCAGCGGGGGCTGGGGATTACCCAACGGCTGACGCGGTTTTTTGATCAGGTGCTGTTGCCCCAGGTGGCGGGGCGGATTGTGATTTTTGTGGATGAGATTGATACGACGTTGAGTTTGGATTATACGGACGATTTTTTTATTGCGATTCGCTATTTCTATACGGTGCGGGCGGAAAATCCGGCATTTCAGCGGCTGTCGTTTGTGTTGTTGGGGGTGGCCACACCGGGGGAGTTGATTAAGGACGGCAAGCGCACGCCGTTTAATATTGGCAGGCGGGTGGAGTTGATGGATTTTTCGGAGACGGAGGCGGCTCCGTTGGCGGCGGGGCTGGGGTTGCCGGAATCCCAGGGGGCGGCGGTGTTTGGGGAGATTCTGGGGTGGACGGGGGGCCATCCCTATTTGACGCAGCGCCTGTGTGGAGCAGTGCGAACCCACCCCCCAGCCCCCTCCAGGAAGGGTGAGAAAGAGGATCTGGTTCCTTCCCTTGTAGATGGGTTGGTGGAGGCGTTGTTTTTGGGGGAGGGGAGCGAGCAGGATAATAATTTGCAGTTTGTGCGGGATATGTTGACGGGGCGGGCACCGGGGGGGGAGGTGCTGGGGTTGTTGCAGATTTATCGGGAGATTTGGCGGGAGAAGGTGGTGCTGGATGAGGAGCAGTCGATCCTGAAGAATCACCTGAAGCTGGCGGGGATTGTGGGGCGGGAGGGATCCCGGCTGGTGGTGCGGAACCGGATTTATGAACGGGTGTTTGATAGGGGCTGGTTGCGGCGGCATTGGCCGTTGAATTGGGTGGGGCAGTTGCGGTTGGCCTGGAAGGTGGTCGCGGTGTCGGCGGCGGTGACGTTGGGGGTGGGGTGGCTGGGGTTGGTGGCCTATAACCAGTCGCGGCAGTTGCAGGGGGCGTTAACAGAGGTAGAGGCGGCAAATAAGATGGCACTGGCTAACGAGGGGCGGGCCAACCAGAATGCGCGGGAGGCGGAGATACAAGCGGGGCGGGCGGAGGAGCAGCGGCAGGTGGCGGAGGGACGGGCGGCGGAGTTGACGGTGCAGACCCAGAATCTGCAACAGCAGAGGGCACTGGCCCAGGAGAACGCGGCACGGGCGGAGGAGAGTGCGCGGGAGGCGGCGGCACAGACGACGCTGGCGGAAGCACGGCAGCAGGTGGCGGAGGAGGCCCAGCGGGACGCAGTGGCGGCAAGGTTGGTGGCGGAGGTGCAACGAAGGCGGGCGGAGACGGCGACGGTGGCGGCGGAGGAGAGTGCGAGGGAGGCAGAGGAGCAGCGGCAGGTGGCGGAACGGCAGGCAGCAGAGGCGAAGTTGCGGGAGCAGGCGGCGGTGGTGTTGACCTGGATGCCCACGCGGCAAGCCCCTAAGGGGATGGCCTTAGCCCTGCAAACCTATGCCAGTGCCGATAATCAAAAGACTAGTACATCTGTACTAAAATTTTCGGAATCCAGCTTGTTAAGCGCAGTGCAACAGCTTAAGGAAAGCCAGCGCCTGGAAGGCCATGAACAGGAGGTCTATGGAGTGGCTATTAGTCCCGATGGAGAGCGCATCGTCAGTGGCAGTGATGACGGCACCCTCAGACTCTGGGACTTGCAGGGACAACAAATCGGCGAACCCTTCCAGGGTCATACGAATTGGGTTCTTTCGGTGGCCTTTAGTCCCGATGGAGAGCGCATCGTCAGTGGCAGTTCTGACGGCACCCTCAGACTCTGGCACGCCTCCCCCACCGCCTGGTTTCGCATTGGCTGCAACCGCCTCCGCTATCACCCCCTCTTCCGCGACCCCGCAACCGAGATCCCCAACGACCCAGAACTCCTGGAAAGCGTCGTGCAAGCCCGCCAAGCCTGCCAAACCCGCGTCTGGGACCCATAACCCCTGATCCCCGCCCCCCCTAGCCCTGGAGATGCCGATCGAGCCAAGACACCATCTCCCACAACACCTGACCCACCCCCTGGCGCGATCGATAGCTGTGGTCCTCCCCCGGCAACACCACCCAGCGCACCGTTCCCCCCAACCCCTTAATGGCCTCATAGAGCCGCTCACTCTGGAGGGGATAGGTGCCGGGATTACTATCAGCACCGCCATGGATCAGTAAAAGAGGGGTTTTAATGCGATCGGCCACCGTAAACGGCGACATTCGGGTATAAGTCTCCAGCGCCTGCCAATAGGTGCGCTGCTCCCCCTGGAAACCAAAGGGCGTAAGAGTGCGGTTATAGGCACCACTGCGGGCAATCCCCGCCCGGAAGCGATCGCTGTGGGCCAGCACATTAGCCACCGTAAACGCCCCATAGGAATGGCCCCCCACCGCTAGCCGCTGGGGATCGGCAATGCCCGCCGCCACCAGGAAATCCACCGCCCCATCCACACTGGTCAGCAACTGCTCCCCATAGGTATCATTGGGTTCCGCCCCCGCCTCCCCCACAATGGGAATCGACGGATTATCCAAAATGGCATAGCCCTGGGTCAGCAAAAACAGCACCGAATTGCCCCAGGGACGGCTAAACACATGATCAGCCTGGGTTATCTGGCCCGCACTGTCCCGGCTGAGGTATTCCTCCGGATAGACCCACAACAGCGTCGGCAGTGGACCCTGGGCCGGATCATACCCCGGCGGCAAATAGAGAGTCCCCGACAGGGGCAAGCCATCGGCACGGCTATAGCGCACAATGCGCCGCGTAATGCCCCCATACCAGGGCAAGGGATCCGTAAACTGGGTGATGGGGGTGACCGTGTTCCGGCGGCGATCGTGGCGGTAGAAATTGGGGGGTTCCGTATCACTTTGGCGAGAGGTGATGAACTCGTTGGCCTCAGGGTCCAGCACCAAGCGCACCGACTCAAAATAGGGATCCTGGGCCTGCCAGAGCCGTTCCTTCTCCCCTGTGGCTAAATTCCAGCGATCGAGGAAGGGATGCACCCCCTCCGGCGCAGCCCCATAGCCATCCAAATAAACACTATTGCTATCACCACCATCCCCCTCAGGAGCCAGCAGCAGCGTCCCCCAGTGGTAGGGACCCGGAGCCGTCACCAACTCCCCCGGATCATGGTAGGCATCCTGGAAATCCCGATCGTGGAGCAACTGGGGATTGCCCCCCATCTGGCTGGGATCCAACAGCCAGGTGCGCACTTGGCGACTGTCGTACCAGGCTTCCAGACCAATGGCCATCTGCTCCCGGCCCCAGTAGAGGCGATTGAGGCGCAGTTGCAACTGCCACAGTAACTGGGGCGCAGACTGGAACGGGGCATTCACCTGATAGACCCCATCCCGGAACGGCACCTCCACCCTGGGATCCCCCTGATCCAAGGCTTCCACCCAATACACCGTAGCCGGTCGATCGCCCCGCCAGTTGACCCAGCGCCGCCCCGGACGCACCGCATCATACTGGGGTAACACCGTTTCGTTGAGGGGCAGATCGGCCACGGTGTAGCAGGGCTGACCCCGGCGGTCTAGGATCACGGCCCGGTGGGGAAAACGCCACAGGGGCACCTGGCAGGAAAAAGGTCGGTGGAAGGTTTCCAGCAACAGCCACTGGCCATCGGGGGAGGGGGTGACCTCATCAATGAGGGCTGGACCCAGGAGGGGCGTGCGATCGCCCTGCAAGTTTACCTGTACTATCTCCGAGGTCAGATAATGCTCAAATAAGGCCGCATCATGGGCATCCGTCAGCAAATGAGTGTAGGTGCGGGCAGGGCTGGCCTCGCCGCTATGTTCCTCAATGCGGGGACCCAGGGGCACAGGGGAGGCCGTGGGCGGATCCGGATGTTGGGCCGGAATCACCTTGCACAGCACTCCCTCCGCCTCACTGATCCAGACTGCAGGATTACCGTAGGTCCCATTCAACCCCTGGGCAATCAGGCACCATGCCTTAGCCGTGGCCAGTTCCAACACCCACAGCGCCCCGCCGCCGTCTTGGCTGACGGTGAAGGTTAGATAATTGCCCTCCGGGGACCAGCGCAGGTTCCGCACCGCAGTCCCCTCCGGCAGAATCACCGGGGTACACTGGCCCGTGGTGGGGGAACAAACCCGAATGCTGCCATAGCCTTGGACATGGGCCGGTTCCCAGGTCTGGGGGTCCAGATCCAGGCCCGCCAAGTGGAGGGAAGGCACCACAATCAGGCTGATGTCCGGCAGGGAAGGGCGCTCTAGCTCCAGGTACCACTGGCGATTGGGGGAAACCCGCACCACCGGCGATCGAGGGGCATCGTAGTGGCTGGCAATGGGTTCGGGGGGCAGTTGCCACTGGGGTTGAGGGCGGGCGGTAGCATCCATGGCATTGAGGTACATAAGGGCAGACGGACAAGATGAGGCAACGTAAAACGGGCAGATCAACGGGCAGATCAACGGGCAGCTAAGCAAGCTGTTAAACCCTAGAACACTGCGATCGCCCAGGGTCGCAACCCTAGGCAGGTCTGTCTACCCTATCCTATTTATGTCCAAGACTCAGGGGACGAAACCCAACAGCCAGTTTTGTCAAGTCCCTTGCTGGGTTTCGTGCCGCTACCCAACCGACGATCGACTACGATCGCCGATCGGTCTGCGTTCGTCGGTTGGAAGAGCTAAAGGCCCAAATCCACAGCAACCCGGTGGGCACAGGCAAAACCGGAAAAAGCCACCGCATTGAGACCTTGACCGGGGAACGTACTATCCCCCACGCAATAGAGACCGGGAACCGCTGTGCGATTAAAGGGCATTCCCAACAATCCCCAGAGTTTTTGGCGGGGAATCGGTCCATAGGTGCCGTCCTGGCGGTTGAGGAAGCGGCGATGGGTGCGGGGAGTGCCCACCTCCTGGTAGTCGATGTGGTCTTGGAGACCGGGGAAAATGGCCTCTAAACGCTGGATTAAACGCTGGGCTGCTTGTTCCTTCTTGGCCTGGTAAGCGGCGGGATCCAGATCCTGCCAATCATCAATGTAGCTGGGGGTGAACGTGTGAATAATGTGGCGATCGGGGGGGGCCAAACTGGGATCCAGCAACGTGGGAATGGAGACAAAAATGGTACCTTCGTTGTCCTCCATCTTGGCCCAATCCTCTAGGACAATGTGGTGGCAGTCGGTGCCCGCTGGCAGCAGATCCGCCTTCACCCCCAGGTGAACACTGACAAAGCTGGGGGATTTGCGGTAGCGTTGCTGCCACCGTTGCTCCGAGGTGGGCTGAGTCTCTGGATCCAGCAGCTTACCGAAGGTATCCCAGCGGGTGGCATTGGAAACCACCCGTTTCGCCCGAATTTCCTCCCCCGACACCAACCGTACCCCCACCGCCCGGTTCCCCTCCCGGATAATGGTTTGCACCTTGGCCTTATAGCGAATCGTACTGCCCGCCTTTTCCAGCCCTTCCACCAGTTTCAGGGCGATTTGGCCCACACCGCCCTTGGGGTAGTTGATGCCGCCGTAGTGGCGATCGGAGAAAACCATGCCCGCATTGATCATGGGGGTGCAGTCCGCCGGAACCACGGACCAGCAGTAGCACTCCATGTCGATAAATTTAAGTAATTCTGGGTCTTTAATGTGTCGCCGTGCCACATCCCCCGC
This region of Prochlorothrix hollandica PCC 9006 = CALU 1027 genomic DNA includes:
- a CDS encoding NAD-dependent malic enzyme, translated to MVELTPNSSYSLTIRFQGPNRAGMLASVTQAIAQAGGSLGQIDLIEQTRRVSLREITVDASSSEHAETLTQVVKSLPDIKVIRVYDRTFQIHQGGKISVEAKIAMANQADLAMAYTPGVGRICNAIAKDPSEVYRLTVKGNMVAIVTDGSAVLGLGNLGPEAALPVMEGKAMLFKGFAGVDAFPICLNTQDVDEIVQAVKHIAPVFGGVNLEDIAAPRCFEIESRLRKELNIPVFHDDQHGTAIVTLAALRNALRVVNKSLESIRIVINGAGAAGLAIAQLLQRAGATQILICDSRGIVSTNRTDLNTQKKAFAVEEAGTLVDAMRGADVFLGVSAPGVLSREMVQTMAPDSIVFAMANPIPEIQPELIVDNAAVIATGRSDYPNQINNVLAFPGIFRGALDCRAREMTMSMYLEAADAIASLVSPAELDREHIIPSVFDDRVATAVSSAVQKAARKDGVATR
- a CDS encoding AAA-like domain-containing protein gives rise to the protein MAVDSPFYVERSGDDQALAVIRRLGVTLYIDGERQVGKSSLLMRVLAAAETSGKRTVTVDCQGLSQNILGDEDRFYRWFCVQLAQELDLEDDLDRHWERYRKGGNSSCCTQYLKHQILAQVSEPVVIALDEVEMLIDAPFKSQFFGMLRNWHNRRAHDQPMKRVDLVLISSTEPHQLIENLNQSPFNVGEKIKMEDFTPGQVADLNQRHGSPFDAAHLEQLATLLGGHPFLVRQALYWVASGRQTAAELLATATREQGAFGEHLRHLRLRLDRRPELQLAEGMKLIVNGSGHRVPKAVAVRLEAAGLVRAETNTAEPRCELYRLYFRESLG
- a CDS encoding DUF433 domain-containing protein — its product is MFAVSYPHIEKLPDHPARLQRLPRIRVAQIVMDYLAYGWSVEEMCRQHPYLRPAEAYAAMGYYFDYQAEIDGEIEQEWQQYQSDRLNTPRSPFYIRLKGKGLL
- a CDS encoding DUF5615 family PIN-like protein — protein: MAIGLYMDVHVPQAITDQLRRRGVDVLTAWDDGMQELPDDQLLDRVTDLGRILFTQDIRFRVLAERWQSQGRNFSGLVFGHQLGGTIGQFVQDLECIAQASDPEEWLNGVDYIPFKRL
- a CDS encoding AAA-like domain-containing protein, which produces MVNVPESSPAITYTVGGTVQAGSGYYVTRAADGELLELCLAGEFAYVLTSRQMGKSSLMVRTADRLRDKANGETVTPVIVDLQEIGTPSQEEWYFGFLAAVVDQFEVALATDLYDWWDEQRGLGITQRLTRFFDQVLLPQVAGRIVIFVDEIDTTLSLDYTDDFFIAIRYFYTVRAENPAFQRLSFVLLGVATPGELIKDGKRTPFNIGRRVELMDFSETEAAPLAAGLGLPESQGAAVFGEILGWTGGHPYLTQRLCGAVRTHPPAPSRKGEKEDLVPSLVDGLVEALFLGEGSEQDNNLQFVRDMLTGRAPGGEVLGLLQIYREIWREKVVLDEEQSILKNHLKLAGIVGREGSRLVVRNRIYERVFDRGWLRRHWPLNWVGQLRLAWKVVAVSAAVTLGVGWLGLVAYNQSRQLQGALTEVEAANKMALANEGRANQNAREAEIQAGRAEEQRQVAEGRAAELTVQTQNLQQQRALAQENAARAEESAREAAAQTTLAEARQQVAEEAQRDAVAARLVAEVQRRRAETATVAAEESAREAEEQRQVAERQAAEAKLREQAAVVLTWMPTRQAPKGMALALQTYASADNQKTSTSVLKFSESSLLSAVQQLKESQRLEGHEQEVYGVAISPDGERIVSGSDDGTLRLWDLQGQQIGEPFQGHTNWVLSVAFSPDGERIVSGSSDGTLRLWHASPTAWFRIGCNRLRYHPLFRDPATEIPNDPELLESVVQARQACQTRVWDP
- a CDS encoding S9 family peptidase, which gives rise to MDATARPQPQWQLPPEPIASHYDAPRSPVVRVSPNRQWYLELERPSLPDISLIVVPSLHLAGLDLDPQTWEPAHVQGYGSIRVCSPTTGQCTPVILPEGTAVRNLRWSPEGNYLTFTVSQDGGGALWVLELATAKAWCLIAQGLNGTYGNPAVWISEAEGVLCKVIPAQHPDPPTASPVPLGPRIEEHSGEASPARTYTHLLTDAHDAALFEHYLTSEIVQVNLQGDRTPLLGPALIDEVTPSPDGQWLLLETFHRPFSCQVPLWRFPHRAVILDRRGQPCYTVADLPLNETVLPQYDAVRPGRRWVNWRGDRPATVYWVEALDQGDPRVEVPFRDGVYQVNAPFQSAPQLLWQLQLRLNRLYWGREQMAIGLEAWYDSRQVRTWLLDPSQMGGNPQLLHDRDFQDAYHDPGELVTAPGPYHWGTLLLAPEGDGGDSNSVYLDGYGAAPEGVHPFLDRWNLATGEKERLWQAQDPYFESVRLVLDPEANEFITSRQSDTEPPNFYRHDRRRNTVTPITQFTDPLPWYGGITRRIVRYSRADGLPLSGTLYLPPGYDPAQGPLPTLLWVYPEEYLSRDSAGQITQADHVFSRPWGNSVLFLLTQGYAILDNPSIPIVGEAGAEPNDTYGEQLLTSVDGAVDFLVAAGIADPQRLAVGGHSYGAFTVANVLAHSDRFRAGIARSGAYNRTLTPFGFQGEQRTYWQALETYTRMSPFTVADRIKTPLLLIHGGADSNPGTYPLQSERLYEAIKGLGGTVRWVVLPGEDHSYRSRQGVGQVLWEMVSWLDRHLQG
- the crtH gene encoding carotenoid isomerase, translated to MSPSTPVTAAPPQTYDVIVIGSGIGGLVTATQLAAKGAKVLVLESYIIPGGSAGYFEHEGYRFDVGASMIFGFGDKGTTNLLTRALAAVGMELETVPDPVQIHYHLPQDLTLRVHRDYEQFLQELIQRFPHEATGIRGFYDECWSVFNCLNAMELLSLEELGYLTRVFFQHPLACLGLVQYLPQNAGDVARRHIKDPELLKFIDMECYCWSVVPADCTPMINAGMVFSDRHYGGINYPKGGVGQIALKLVEGLEKAGSTIRYKAKVQTIIREGNRAVGVRLVSGEEIRAKRVVSNATRWDTFGKLLDPETQPTSEQRWQQRYRKSPSFVSVHLGVKADLLPAGTDCHHIVLEDWAKMEDNEGTIFVSIPTLLDPSLAPPDRHIIHTFTPSYIDDWQDLDPAAYQAKKEQAAQRLIQRLEAIFPGLQDHIDYQEVGTPRTHRRFLNRQDGTYGPIPRQKLWGLLGMPFNRTAVPGLYCVGDSTFPGQGLNAVAFSGFACAHRVAVDLGL